Genomic window (Sphingomonas sp. S1-29):
GCCCCGACACGATATTGCCGCCGCCCTGCGCCATCAATTCGCGGTTCTTGTCGGTCACCCGGCGCTTGGGATCGAGTTCGTCGATCGCCTTGACGCTGAGCAGCGATTCGAGGCTGGCGACGATCGCGAGCGTCAACGCGATCGTCCAGACCGTGGGCAGCGTGATCGAACTGAAATCGGGGAAGGTGAAGAGACCGACGAACTCGCCGAGCGAGCCGGCAATCGGCACCTCGACGAGATGCGAGCGCTGGACTTCGAGGGCCGGCGCCGCGACCGCGAACAGCAGGTTGGCGAGGACTGAAAAAACCACCACCACCAGCGGCGCCGGCAGGAACTTCAGCGGCCCCTCGGTCGGGCGCGCCTTTTCCCACCAGAACAGGAACGCGAGCGACGCGAGCGCGATCAACGCCGCGCCCCACAGGAAGCTGTCGGTGAGCGTGTACCAGATCGCGCTGAAGGTGTTCAGGCCATCGGTCTGGAAGAAATTCCAGTCGCCTTCGGGATCGCCGTCATAGCCCAGCGCGTGCGGGATCTGCTTGAGGATCAGCGTCAGGCCGATCGCCGACAGCATCCCGGTGATCACCGAGGTCGGCACGAACTCCGCGAGCACGCCCGACTTGGTGAGTGAAAACGCCATCTGCATCATGCCCGCGAGCATGACCGCCAGCAGGAACGCCTCATAGCTCGGGACGCTCTGGATCGCGCTGAACACGATGACGGTGAGGCCCGCGGCGGGGCCGCTGACCGACAGCGGCGATTTCGATAGCGAGCCGACAACGATGCCGCCCACCATGCCCGCGATGACGCCCGAAAAAAGCGGTGCGCCCGAGGCTAGTGCGACGCCGAGGCAAAGAGGGAGGGCGACGAGCGCCACGACAATCGAGGCCGGCAGATCCTGCCGCCAGGTTGCGAAAAGCGCGTTCAAGAGCTGAATCCTCTGTTGAAACAATATAACAGGCTGAACCGAGTATGCCGTTTTGGGGCTAAGCAGGCAACCCGACACCGGTTATCCGTAAGGGCAGCTTGCTATGATGCCCCGGCAGCCTATGTCGTTGCCGATGGCTCGTTATACTCGCTCGAACGATTGGGGATTTCCACGCTGGCGGGGCTACGGCTCGGGCCGCGAGGCGACGCAGGTGCGGCTTTGCGACCGGCATGGCTGCGAGGAACCGGGCGATCGGCCCGCCCCCAAATCGCCTAACTCCCCAGAGCGCTGGTATTTTTGCGAGGTCCACGCCGGCGAGTACAACCGCGGCTGGAACTATTTCGAAGGGCTCAGCGCCGAGGACGCCGCCAAGCGCGAAGCCGAGGAGCGCGGCGATACATCGGGTTACCGCGAATCGAGCCATCACGCCTGGACAGGACCGGGTGACGGGAGCCGTTCGCGCGACGAAATGCGCGCGCTCGAGCTGCTTGAGCTCGAGGTCGATGCCGATTTCGAAGCGGTTCGTGCGGCATGGCGGCGGCAGGCCAAGGCGAATCACCCCGATGTCCGGCCGGGCGATGCCGAAGCCGCGGCGCGGTTCCAAGCGATCCAGGCGGCGTATGACGTGCTGCGTACCGCCGAAGAACGCCGCCAATGGCAGCCCGGCTGACCCGCATATGAAAACCATCGTGCGGTCGAACTGGTCGCAGGCGGTGCTCGTCTGCGCCAAATGCTCGAAAAAGGTCGGTGGCGGCTTCGGCGACGGCGGCAAGGCGCCGCTCGCCAAGGCATTGCGGCGTCACCTGGGGCTCAAGAAGGGCCGCAAGGGCGATGCCGGGATCGTCGAGGTGCGCTGCCTGGGCGTTTGCCCTCGCAACGCGGTGGTGGTGGTCAACGGTGCCGACAGCCGGGTGTGGAATTTGGTGCAGGTTGGCGCGGATTTAGACGAGGTTGCAACGGGACTTGGGTTGGGGCGTTCTTCCGCTCCCTGAAGGATCGGGCCGGGGGCAGGGCGAGCGCTCGCGATACTTGATGCTCACGATACCTGAGGTCATACCCCGAACCGTTCGTTTCGAGCGAAGTCGAGAAACGGCCACGCGGCGCCGCGCTTCGGTTTCTCTACTTCGCTCGAAACGAACGGAAAATGAGGGGCTACGCAGAGCCTCGACCCACCCCCAACCCCTCCCTTTCAGGGAGGGGAGCTAAGCGTAGCGTTCCGCGGTTTCCCGGATCAGCGCGATCATGTTGGGTATCCCCTGCGTCCGGTTCGAACTCAGCTGGTTCTTCAGATCGAAGGGCGCGAGCTCGCCGGGGATGTCGGTCGCCAGGATCGCCTCGGGCGCCTTGTCCTGTACGCTGGTCAGCACCAGCGCGATGATTCCCTTGGTGATCGCAGCATTGCTGTCGGCCAGGAAGTGCAGCGAGCCATCGCCGGCGACGGTGGGATAGACCCACACCGATGCCGAGCATCCGCGCACCAAGGTCGCATCGGTCTTGAGCGGATCGGGCATCGGCTCGAGCGCCTTGCCCAGGTCGATCAGCAAACGATAGCGATCGTCGGGATCGAGAAAGCCATATTCGTCGGCGATGTCGGTGAGGGTCTGCATCGGCACGCTATAGCGGCGGGGGTAAGTGTGGGCCAGCGGCCCCTTGGGGCACCTTCTGCCGCCCTGACCGTCACCCCAGCGAAAGCTGGGGTCTCCTCATTGGCAAGCGCGCGCCTGGCCAAACGAGACCCCAGCTTTCGCTGGGGTGACGTATATCCGCTGGGGTGGCGGGGGGACGGTTATAGGTCCACCCCGGCAGCGATCGCCTCGAGCTTGCGCATCCGCTCCTTGAGGTCGGCGATCTCGATCCGCTGGCTCGCCGAGGGCGCTTGCGGCGCGGGGTCATGTGCCCCCGCCATCGCCAATTCCTGCCGCTTGAGCTGGAGCCAGCCGCGCCACCCGGCGAGCATGCCGGCGGTGACCAGGCCGAGGCCGAGCAGGCCCTCGGTGGCGATGATCAGGTAGAGATTGGGGTCAGTCATTGCCGAGCCTTTCGTGTCAGCGCGGGGGGGAAGGGAAGGGGTTCAGTTGAGCGGTGCGTCGCGCAGCCGTTCGATTTCGTCGGCAACGCCCATCCCGCGATCGGTGACGATCCGTTCGAGTACGCGGACGCGCTGTTCGAGCCGTTCGACCTGCGCTGCATATTGCGCGGCCTTTTCGGCGGTCTGGTGGTTCAGCGCGCTGGTCATCGCTTCCTTGTGCTTGAGCCAGCGCTTGAACATGTCGCCGCCCACCCCGAGGATCACCGGGATTCCGACGACGATGAAAAAGAAACCGAGGATGAAAGCGGCGTTCATGGGGCGATCCTTTTAGTTCGCGCGGCCGCGTAGTTGTTCGATCTCGCGATCGAGCGCGTGGCTGCTGTCGGTAACGATGCGTTCGACATTGGCGAGCCGGTCCTTGATCGAGCCGAGTTCGGCGCGAAGCTGGGCATTTTCCTGGCTGAGCAACCGGACGCGCTCGGTCGTCTCGTCGCTGGTCTTGGGGTACAGCGCCTGTCCCCAGCTGCCGTCGAGCGGGTAGCCGTTCTTGACGCGCATCCAGGTGGTGATGACCCACGCGATCATTCCGACGACGCCGATAATGGCCAGTGGTTGGCCGAAAGCTTGAAACAACGTTGCCTTATCCATCTTATTCCCTTTCAGCGCAGCGCGTCGATGTCGCGACCCAGCCGCTCGGCGGGATCGGTGGCGATGCGTTCGAGCACCGCGATCCGCTCCTCGAGCCGCGAGACCTGGCCGGTCAGCCGCTCATTCTCGTTCGACAGCAGCGCGATCTTGCGCTCTGCGTCGGGGCCGGTGCGATGCACCGTGTTGCCGTTATCGTCTTCGAGCGGATAGCCATGCTTGGCTTTGATCCACGTCGTGAAGGCGGTGCAGATGCCGATCGTAGCGACGATCAGCACGGGGACCATCCAACTCCACTGCATGTTACTCTCCCTCTTGGGCCGGCGCGCTCAGCGCAACCGGTCGATCTCGTCGGCCAGCCGGGTGTTGCGGCTGACATAATAGGTCTCGATCTCGGCGAGCCGGCGATCAATGTCGCGGAACTTCGAGCGGACCTCGGCGGTCGATCTTTTGGGGTTCGATCGCACGCCCTGCCAGAACTTGGCGTCCTCGGCATTGTCGTACAGGCCGCTGGGCTTTTGCGGGGCCATCCAGCCGATCATGCCATAGGCGATCAGCGTCCAGGGGAAGCCGAGCAGGGTCAGCATGACCGCGCCGACGCGGACCCAGATGACATCGACCCCGGTATAGTCGGCGATGCCTGCGCATACGCCCATCCATTTCCCGTTCGGCTTGTCGAGATACAGTTTGGTGCGGATCGCGGACATCAGTTCCTCCGATAGTCATAGGGCGATTCGGGCTCGGCGCTGCGCGCCTGCGGCCGGAAATCGGGGTTGTCGGCCGACACGATCCGTTCGATCGTCTCGAGCCGTTCGTCGAGGCGGCGCGCCATGAGGTGCAGCTCGTCGAGCAGCTTCTCGTCCTCGTTGGTCAGCGTCGGCGCCTGTTTCCACTTCGTGATGTAGTGGAGGATGATCCAGGGCATGCCGATGAACAGCACGCCGCAGATCATGATGGGAAGAAAGACGTCTTCCATCGGGTCAGCCCTCCTTGCCCATGCGGGCCTTCAGCGCGGCGAGATCGGCATCGACCTTCTCGGCTGATTTGAGCTCGGCGATTTCTTCCTCCAGGCTCTTGGTGACGCCGCCCATGCCCGCCGCATCGGCGCGGCCCTCGGCGACATCGACGCGGCGCTCGAGGATGTCGAAGCGCGAGAAGGCGTCGGCGACCTTTTCGCCGGCATACATTTCACGCATCCGCACGCGGTTGTTCGCGCTTTCGAGCCGGGTGACGATCGAATTCTGCCGGGTGCGTGCCTCGCGCAGCTTGTTCTGCAGCTTGGCGATGTCGGTTTCCGACGCGGTCAGTGATTCATCGAGCACCGCGATCTCGGCGTGCAGCTGGGCGGCCATGTCGGCTGCCTTCTGGCGCTCGACCAATGCGGCCTTGGCAAGGTCTTCGCGGTCCTTCGAAAGCGCCAGCTCGGCCTTCTCGGTCCAGCTGTCCTGCAGCTTGTCGAGCTTGGCGATGTGGCGGCGCATTTCCTTCTGGTCGGCGATCGTGCGTGCCGCCGATGCGCGGACCTCGACCAAGGTTTCCTCCATTTCGAGGATGATCATGCGGATCATCTTCGCGGGGTCTTCGGCCTTGTCGAGCAGGTCGGTCATGTTCGCGGCGATGATGTCGCGGGTGCGGGAAAAAATGCCCATGTAGATACTCCTAGGTACAAATCGGGAAAAGACCGGAGCGGGCGAACCCGCCCCGGCAGGAGCCGGTCAGCGTTGCGGCTGGCCAGCGGGAACGTCGTAGCTGCGCGCGATCAGGCGGTAGCGGGGTACATCGCGGCGTCCCGGTTTGGCGACGATATCGTCGGCGAACACGACCTCGATCGTCACTTTGCCGTTCTGCCGCAGCGTCGTTGGCAGCGCCGGATAGCGAACATGGCCGACAGCGCGCTTGGCTTCGCGATCCAGCAGCTTGCTGCCCGTGCTGCTTGCCAGCGTCACGCCGGTGTATCGACCTTCGCTGTCGAACTTCGCGATCAGCGTTGCGGGCTTGTTGCGCATCACCGAATGCACACCGTCCATCGGTCGAAGCGTGTTGCCCAGCGACCGACCAACCTGCTCGCTCCAGGCATTCACCGAGAGCTCGGCTTCGTTCGCCTTGGCGGGAACGGCAACGGTCACACAGGTCAGCAAGACCGCGGTCATGCCCGAAACGATCGAGACGGTTGCGTTGGTCAGGCTTTTGGTCGGCTTCATCATGGTGGTTCTCCCTGAACCTGGTGGTTATTGCCCGCTCTGAGGCGGTTGCAGGAAGCTTTGCAGGACCCGTGCCAGTTTTCGAATCGACGGTTTTCTGAGGGTTGTTACGCTGATTGATGTTCGCCTGCGAAGGGACTTGCCAACAGTTGGCAATTTACGCCACAAGCTTGGCGCATGGATCGCGTAGCCCCTGTCATCGGCCAATCGTCGGTCTTCCTCGACGCGCTCGAGCACGCCAGTCGCGCGGCGACGCTCGACCGGCCGGTGTTGGTGATCGGCGAGCGCGGGACCGGCAAGGAGCTGGTCGCCGAGCGCCTCCATCGCCTGAGCAACCGCTGGGATCAGCCGCTCGTCATCATGAACTGCGCCGCGCTGCCCGAAACGCTGATCGAGGCCGAGTTGTTCGGCCACGAAGCCGGCGCCTTCACCGGCGCCTCGAAGTCGCGCGCGGGACGCTTCGAGGAGGCCGATGGCGGTACCTTGTTCCTCGACGAGCTCGGCACGCTGTCGATGGCGGCGCAGGATCGGCTGCTGCGCGCGGTCGAATATGGCGAGATCACGCGGATCGGCTCGTCGCGCGCGATGCGTGTCGATGTGCGGATCGTCGCGGCGACCAACGAGCATCTACCCGCGCGCGTCGAGCAGGGGACGTTCCGCGCCGATCTGCTCGACCGGCTGAGCTTCGAGGTGGTGACGCTGCCGCCGCTGCGTGCCCGCGTGGGCGACATCTTGGTCCTCGCCGATCATTTCGGGCGGCGAATGGCGGCCGAGATCGGCTGGGAGCAATGGCCAGGGTTCGGCCCCAACGCGACCGAAATGCTCGAACGCTATGGCTGGCCGGGCAATGTTCGCGAACTGCGCAACGCGGTCGAGCGCGCGGTGTATCGCTGGCAAGGCGGTGGCGCGGTCGATGCGATCCAGATCGACCCGTTCGATTCACCCTATCGGCCGGGTGCGTCGGCGGCGCCGATGAGTGCCGAGGCGACGCCGGCCGAGGTCGCCGCCGAACCGACAGAGGGCGACTTCCGCACCCGCGTCCAGAGCTATGAGCGCCGCCTGCTGACGCGCGCGCTCGCCGAGCATCGCCACAACCAGCGCAGCACCGCGGCGGCGCTCGGACTGACCTACGACCAGCTGCGCCATGCGCTGCGCAAGCATTCGTTGCTGTAGACGCGGTTGCGTAACGATCGGCGCGGACCCATTGAAGGGCTCCGGCGTTCCCCTGCCGAACCCTTAATTTAGGAGCATGATTCCATGGCTTTCGAACTTCCCCCGTTGCCCTATGCCTATGACGCGCTGGAGCCGACCATCGACCAGGAAACGATGACGCTGCACCACGACAAGCACCACAAGGCCTATACCGACAAACTGAACGAGGGCGTCGCCAAGGACGGACTCGAGGGTAAGTCGATCGAGGAAATCCTCGCCAACATCTCGTCGGCATCGACGCAGGTACGCAACAATGGCGGCGGCTTTTGGAACCATGACTTCTTCTGGAAGACGATGGCCCCGGCAGGCGAGCGCGGCGAAATGTCGCCCGAGCTGAAGGCGGCGGTCGAAGCATTCGGCGGGCTCGACAAGCTGAAGGAAGAGTTCAACACCAAGGGCGCCGGCCAGTTCGGCTCGGGCTGGGCGTGGCTGATCGCCGACGCATCGGGCGCGCTGCAGATCACCTCGACCCCCAATCAGGACAATCCGCTGATGGACGTCGTCGAGGCCAAGGGCACCCCGCTGCTCGGCAACGACGTGTGGGAGCACGCTTATTACCTGACGTACCGCAACGATCGCGGCGCGTATCTGAAGGCATGGTGGGACGTGGTGAACTGGGACGTCGTGTCGCAGCGCTACGCAGCCGCGAAGGGCTGAGCTGGTTCGATCGCCATGCCGGACCCGTCGGTTCGGCATGGCGGTCACCCTCAACCCTCGGGCGGGATCGGGGCTTCCTTGGGGTCGCTGACCTTCAGCCCGTGGCGCATCAGCATCGGGATGTTGGCGATCGCGAAGATCAGCGTCATCGGGATCACCGCCCAGGTCTTGTAGGCGACCCAGCCATCCCAATCGAGCCAGGCGCGCATCACCTCGTTGAGCCCCGCCTGCGCGACGAAGAAGATCATCCAGTTGATCGTCAGCAGCCGCCATCCCTTTGGCGTGAGCCCCGGATAGGCGGTTTCGAGCAGGCTCTGCAGCAGCGGCCGTCCGGTGATCAGGCCGAACGCCAGGATCGCGGCGAACATCCCGTAGACGATCGTGGGCTTCATCTGGATGAAGGCCTGGTCGTGGAAATACAGCGTCAGGCTGCCGAACACGAGCACCAGCGCCCCCGATAGCCACAGCATCGGCGAGATCGTCCCCGCCTTGATCTGCGAATAGACCATCGCTGCGATGATCGCGACCATGAACACCGCGGTCGCCGCGAGCACGCGCTCGAGCTGGCTGCCGGGCAGCAGGCTGTTCGCGGCGAAGAACACGACCAGCGGGCCGTAATCGATCGCCATCCGTGCGGTGGGGGAGAGGGGGGGCTTGGTGGTCACTTGATGTGCTTCCGTTCGTTTCGAGCGAAGTCGAGAAACCTTGCGGTGGGTGGTGCCAGAACGTTTCTCGACTTCGCTCGAAACGAACGGGGGTGGGTCATCGCACCATCGCTTCAACGCCCGATATGATCCGCGCGACTTCGTTGGCGTCGAACGGGCGCAGGTCATCCGCTTGCTCGCCGACGCCGATCGCGTGGATCGGCAGCCGGTATTTCTCCGCCGCCGCCACCAGCACGCCGCCGCGCGCGGTGCCGTCGAGCTTGGTCATCACCAGCCCGGTGACGCCGGCGACTTCCTTGAACACCTCGATCTGGCTAAGCGCATTCTGGCCGGTAGTGGCGTCGAGGACGAGGACCACGTCGTGCGGCGATTCGGGGTTCAGGCGTCCCAGCACGCGGCGGATTTTGGCGAGCTCGTCCATCAGCTCGCGCTTGTTCTGCAGCCGTCCTGCAGTGTCGACGATCAGCACGTCGATGCCGGTGGCAGTCGCCTGCTTCACCGCCTCGAACACGATACCCGCCGCGTCACCGCCTTCTGAGCCGCGCACGAGCGGCACGCCGACGCGATCGGCCCAGGTCTGCAGCTGGCCGATCGCGGCGGCGCGGAAGGTATCGCCCGCACACAGCATCACGCCATAATCCTGGTCGACCAGCGTCTTGGCGAGCTTGGCGATCGTCGTGGTCTTGCCCGATCCGTTGACTCCGATCACCAGGATCACCTGCGGGCGAGGGAAGGCGTCGATCTCTAGTGGCTGCGCGACTTTTTCGAGGACCTTCTCGATCTCTTCGGAGACGACCAGGCGGATGCCGAGCTCTTCCATGTTGCGCTCATAGGCGCCGTCGGCGAGGCGGGTGCGGATCCGCGCGGCGGTCTGCGGGCCGAGGTCGGAGGCGATCAGCGCCTCCTCGATCTCGTCGAGCGTCGAATCGTCGAGCCGTGCCGCCGACAGGCCCGCAAGGTTGCCGATCAACCGGTCCGATGTCTTGCGGAAGCCGCCGAGCAGGCGATCGTGCCAGCTGGAGTTGGTCATGCGAAATTTCCTGTAAGCGCGGTTTCGGTGGCGGCGGTGATGAGGGTCGGGGCGACACGTCCTGGGGACGCCGCGAACGGTTCCGAGGCCAGTTTCACCTCGGCGAAGTTTTCGGCATGGCCGCGGTCGCCGGGGCGTTCGATCAGGATCGATTGGCGAGTGCCGACCAGCGACCGCAGCCATGCCGAGCGGCGACGTTGCGCCGCCTCGCGCAGGCGCGCCGCACGTTGCTTCACCACCGTTGGCGCGACTTGCGGCATCCGTGCGGCGGGCGTCCCGCTGCGCGGCGAGAAGGAGAAGATGTGCGGGTGAACCACGTCGCAATCGTCGAGCAATGCCAGGGTGTTGGCGAACGCGGCATCGTCTTCGGTCGGGAAGCCCGCGATCAGGTCGGCGCCGATCGCGATCGCCGGGCGCGCGGCCTTGAGGCGCTCGACCAACGCCACCGATTGCGCGCGGCTATGGCGCCGCTTCATCCGCTTGAGGATCAGGTCGTCGCCCGCCTGCAGCGACAAATGGACATGCGGCATCACCCGCGCTTCCTGCGTCAGCAGCGTGAACAGCCGGTCGTCGATCTCGATCCCGTCGAGCGACGACAGGCGCAGGCGCGGGAGGGAGGGGACGTGGATCAGGATACGTTCGACCAATTGGCCGAGCGTCGGCTGGCCGGGAAGGTCGTGGCCATAGCTGGTCAGGTCGACGCCGGTCAGGACGATCTCGCGGTGGCCGGAATCGACGAACTGGCGGACCTGCTCGATCACCCCGCCCGCGGGCAGCGACCGGCTGGGGCCGCGGCCATAGGGGATCGCGCAGAAGGTGCAGCGATGGTCGCAGCCATTCTGTACCTCGACGAACGCGCGCGAATGGCTGGCGAAAATGGGACGCGGTGCGGTCACGGCGTCGGGCGCCCAATGCATCGGATCGAGCTTGGTCAGGTTGGACACGACGCGATCGACTTCGGGCATCGACCGATACTGTTCGGGATCGATGTTCGACGCACATCCGGTCACGACAAGTTCGGCATCGGGATGGAGCCGGCGCAGGCGGCGGATCGCGCGGTTGGTGTTGGCCACCGCCTCGTTGGTCACCGCGCAGCTGTTGACCACCGCCACCGCACGGTCGCCGACCAGCGCGCGGATCGTTTCGCTTTCGGCGATGTTCAGGCGACAGCCCAAGGTGACGATGTTCGTCACCGGCAAAGGACCAATCGAGGGGGAGCGACCATGGCGAGCGATCTAGGGACCGATGGCGGCGAAGTCCATGCAGCCGCCGCGCGCGTGCTGGCGTTCTGGTTCGACGAGACGCCGCCCGAGCGGCAATTCGCGCAGGATGCCGGGTTCGACGCGATGATCGCCGATCGCTTTGGAGGCTTGCGCGACCAGGTGCTGGAGACCGGTGCGGCGGCGTGGCGCGATGCGCCCGAGCCGTTGCTTGCGGCGGTGATCCTGCTCGACCAGTTCACGCGCAACATCCACCGCGGCACCGCGCGCGCGTTCGAAGCCGATGCGCTGGGGCTCGAGCTGGCACGCGCGGCGATCGCGCGCGGCTGGGACCGGGCGATGCCCGATGCCTGGCGGGTGTTCCTCTACATGCCCTTCATGCACGCCGAGGACGCCGCAACGCAGGCCGAGAGCGTGCGGTTGTTCGAGGCGCTGGGGGTGGCCGAGAACATCGCCTTCGCGCGCGATCACGCCGAGGTGGTGACGCGCTTCGGGCGGTTTCCGAGCCGCAATGCGGCGCTGGGCCGCGAAAGCACCGAAGCCGAGCGCGAATATCTGGCGACGCGCGACAGCGGCTGGTGAGGGGGCCTCCCCTTCCTGAAAGGGAGGGGCCGGGGGTGGGTTGGTCCGTTGTCGGGGCGGTACATGGCCCAAGCAGCCGACCCACCCCCAACCCCTCCCTTTCAGGGAGGGGAGAAGGCGAAACTGCCTCAGCAGGCGGAGCTATAGGCGACCTCGTAGGATTGATCGAAACACTTCCACAGCCGCTCGATCACATGACCGTTGGGCGGCCATGCCCGCTCCTTCGGCTGATCTACTGGTTTCGGAAGGACGCGCAGTCGTTCACGGGCGGCCAGGAAAGCCGGTTTATCTTTGCGAAGAAACGCGATCGTGGCATCGACATATGGGTTCCAGCCGGTCGGGTCGGCATCGTCGGGCTTGCGCGATTGCCGCATCAACTCGATCGCTCCGGCGTCGGCCCCTGCCTGCGCGCGCAATTGTGCCTCATGCCAGGTCATCAACGGGATCAATTGGGCCATTCGGAAGCGATAATGGTAGATTAGATCGGCGGCAGCTTCCTCACATCCAGGCCGCTCGGCCAAGGCTCGCCAGCCGCCCTTGGGGTCCTGATCGAACGCATCAAAGCTCAGTGTCA
Coding sequences:
- a CDS encoding SulP family inorganic anion transporter, which translates into the protein MNALFATWRQDLPASIVVALVALPLCLGVALASGAPLFSGVIAGMVGGIVVGSLSKSPLSVSGPAAGLTVIVFSAIQSVPSYEAFLLAVMLAGMMQMAFSLTKSGVLAEFVPTSVITGMLSAIGLTLILKQIPHALGYDGDPEGDWNFFQTDGLNTFSAIWYTLTDSFLWGAALIALASLAFLFWWEKARPTEGPLKFLPAPLVVVVFSVLANLLFAVAAPALEVQRSHLVEVPIAGSLGEFVGLFTFPDFSSITLPTVWTIALTLAIVASLESLLSVKAIDELDPKRRVTDKNRELMAQGGGNIVSGLIGGLPVTSVIVRSSANVGANAASKMSTIFHGFWLLLSVALIPTILNLIPLSALAAILIQTGYKLAKPALFVARWKMGYAQFVPFVVTIVAILFTDLLIGIVIGLGVGFVFVIARNFRPSVSYVEDGAAVMVRARRNLYFIHKVELQSALNRVPDNATVVIDVTATEFVDPDNIDIINAFIKNAEYRNIKVSVRGDIAGRTAAQIKAPTKEIVFA
- a CDS encoding J domain-containing protein, with translation MARYTRSNDWGFPRWRGYGSGREATQVRLCDRHGCEEPGDRPAPKSPNSPERWYFCEVHAGEYNRGWNYFEGLSAEDAAKREAEERGDTSGYRESSHHAWTGPGDGSRSRDEMRALELLELEVDADFEAVRAAWRRQAKANHPDVRPGDAEAAARFQAIQAAYDVLRTAEERRQWQPG
- a CDS encoding (2Fe-2S) ferredoxin domain-containing protein codes for the protein MKTIVRSNWSQAVLVCAKCSKKVGGGFGDGGKAPLAKALRRHLGLKKGRKGDAGIVEVRCLGVCPRNAVVVVNGADSRVWNLVQVGADLDEVATGLGLGRSSAP
- a CDS encoding SufE family protein; amino-acid sequence: MQTLTDIADEYGFLDPDDRYRLLIDLGKALEPMPDPLKTDATLVRGCSASVWVYPTVAGDGSLHFLADSNAAITKGIIALVLTSVQDKAPEAILATDIPGELAPFDLKNQLSSNRTQGIPNMIALIRETAERYA
- the pspC gene encoding envelope stress response membrane protein PspC is translated as MSAIRTKLYLDKPNGKWMGVCAGIADYTGVDVIWVRVGAVMLTLLGFPWTLIAYGMIGWMAPQKPSGLYDNAEDAKFWQGVRSNPKRSTAEVRSKFRDIDRRLAEIETYYVSRNTRLADEIDRLR
- the pspB gene encoding envelope stress response membrane protein PspB, producing MEDVFLPIMICGVLFIGMPWIILHYITKWKQAPTLTNEDEKLLDELHLMARRLDERLETIERIVSADNPDFRPQARSAEPESPYDYRRN
- the pspA gene encoding phage shock protein PspA produces the protein MGIFSRTRDIIAANMTDLLDKAEDPAKMIRMIILEMEETLVEVRASAARTIADQKEMRRHIAKLDKLQDSWTEKAELALSKDREDLAKAALVERQKAADMAAQLHAEIAVLDESLTASETDIAKLQNKLREARTRQNSIVTRLESANNRVRMREMYAGEKVADAFSRFDILERRVDVAEGRADAAGMGGVTKSLEEEIAELKSAEKVDADLAALKARMGKEG
- a CDS encoding energy transducer TonB family protein → MTAVLLTCVTVAVPAKANEAELSVNAWSEQVGRSLGNTLRPMDGVHSVMRNKPATLIAKFDSEGRYTGVTLASSTGSKLLDREAKRAVGHVRYPALPTTLRQNGKVTIEVVFADDIVAKPGRRDVPRYRLIARSYDVPAGQPQR
- the pspF gene encoding phage shock protein operon transcriptional activator is translated as MDRVAPVIGQSSVFLDALEHASRAATLDRPVLVIGERGTGKELVAERLHRLSNRWDQPLVIMNCAALPETLIEAELFGHEAGAFTGASKSRAGRFEEADGGTLFLDELGTLSMAAQDRLLRAVEYGEITRIGSSRAMRVDVRIVAATNEHLPARVEQGTFRADLLDRLSFEVVTLPPLRARVGDILVLADHFGRRMAAEIGWEQWPGFGPNATEMLERYGWPGNVRELRNAVERAVYRWQGGGAVDAIQIDPFDSPYRPGASAAPMSAEATPAEVAAEPTEGDFRTRVQSYERRLLTRALAEHRHNQRSTAAALGLTYDQLRHALRKHSLL
- a CDS encoding superoxide dismutase yields the protein MAFELPPLPYAYDALEPTIDQETMTLHHDKHHKAYTDKLNEGVAKDGLEGKSIEEILANISSASTQVRNNGGGFWNHDFFWKTMAPAGERGEMSPELKAAVEAFGGLDKLKEEFNTKGAGQFGSGWAWLIADASGALQITSTPNQDNPLMDVVEAKGTPLLGNDVWEHAYYLTYRNDRGAYLKAWWDVVNWDVVSQRYAAAKG
- a CDS encoding inner membrane-spanning protein YciB — encoded protein: MAIDYGPLVVFFAANSLLPGSQLERVLAATAVFMVAIIAAMVYSQIKAGTISPMLWLSGALVLVFGSLTLYFHDQAFIQMKPTIVYGMFAAILAFGLITGRPLLQSLLETAYPGLTPKGWRLLTINWMIFFVAQAGLNEVMRAWLDWDGWVAYKTWAVIPMTLIFAIANIPMLMRHGLKVSDPKEAPIPPEG
- the ftsY gene encoding signal recognition particle-docking protein FtsY — translated: MTNSSWHDRLLGGFRKTSDRLIGNLAGLSAARLDDSTLDEIEEALIASDLGPQTAARIRTRLADGAYERNMEELGIRLVVSEEIEKVLEKVAQPLEIDAFPRPQVILVIGVNGSGKTTTIAKLAKTLVDQDYGVMLCAGDTFRAAAIGQLQTWADRVGVPLVRGSEGGDAAGIVFEAVKQATATGIDVLIVDTAGRLQNKRELMDELAKIRRVLGRLNPESPHDVVLVLDATTGQNALSQIEVFKEVAGVTGLVMTKLDGTARGGVLVAAAEKYRLPIHAIGVGEQADDLRPFDANEVARIISGVEAMVR
- the mtaB gene encoding tRNA (N(6)-L-threonylcarbamoyladenosine(37)-C(2))-methylthiotransferase MtaB; this encodes MPVTNIVTLGCRLNIAESETIRALVGDRAVAVVNSCAVTNEAVANTNRAIRRLRRLHPDAELVVTGCASNIDPEQYRSMPEVDRVVSNLTKLDPMHWAPDAVTAPRPIFASHSRAFVEVQNGCDHRCTFCAIPYGRGPSRSLPAGGVIEQVRQFVDSGHREIVLTGVDLTSYGHDLPGQPTLGQLVERILIHVPSLPRLRLSSLDGIEIDDRLFTLLTQEARVMPHVHLSLQAGDDLILKRMKRRHSRAQSVALVERLKAARPAIAIGADLIAGFPTEDDAAFANTLALLDDCDVVHPHIFSFSPRSGTPAARMPQVAPTVVKQRAARLREAAQRRRSAWLRSLVGTRQSILIERPGDRGHAENFAEVKLASEPFAASPGRVAPTLITAATETALTGNFA
- a CDS encoding DUF924 family protein; this translates as MASDLGTDGGEVHAAAARVLAFWFDETPPERQFAQDAGFDAMIADRFGGLRDQVLETGAAAWRDAPEPLLAAVILLDQFTRNIHRGTARAFEADALGLELARAAIARGWDRAMPDAWRVFLYMPFMHAEDAATQAESVRLFEALGVAENIAFARDHAEVVTRFGRFPSRNAALGRESTEAEREYLATRDSGW